Proteins from a genomic interval of Dehalococcoidales bacterium:
- a CDS encoding IS3 family transposase, whose product NYMDYYNNRRIKIKLKGLPPAIHRQQALFAL is encoded by the coding sequence AACTATATGGACTACTACAACAACCGACGTATCAAGATAAAGTTAAAGGGCTTGCCACCTGCTATTCACAGACAACAAGCCCTTTTTGCCCTATAA